The Solibacillus isronensis genome contains a region encoding:
- a CDS encoding FMN-dependent NADH-azoreductase, with amino-acid sequence MTNVLVVKANNRPDGVSTKMYETFMAEVANNEGLNVTTFDVFEENMPYFGQELFNAFGKAQSGEELSAIEAGSLAAFNKSREALTAADVVVFAFPLWNLTIPAALQSFIDYTYGAGYSFKYNEQGQLVSLMTDKKYIVLNARGGIYSTPQASASEMSVNYINAVIGGVYGMEKIDEVIIEGHASNPAGAEQIIAEGLEKVKAAAQNLAKVTA; translated from the coding sequence ATGACAAACGTATTAGTAGTAAAAGCAAATAACCGCCCAGATGGCGTATCAACAAAAATGTATGAAACATTCATGGCTGAAGTTGCGAACAATGAAGGTTTAAACGTAACAACTTTTGACGTATTTGAAGAAAATATGCCATATTTCGGTCAAGAATTATTCAACGCTTTCGGTAAAGCACAATCAGGCGAAGAATTATCAGCAATCGAAGCAGGTTCTTTAGCTGCTTTCAACAAATCTCGTGAAGCTTTAACAGCTGCAGATGTAGTAGTATTTGCATTCCCATTATGGAACTTAACAATTCCAGCAGCATTACAATCATTCATCGATTATACTTATGGCGCTGGCTATTCATTCAAATACAATGAACAAGGTCAATTAGTAAGCTTAATGACTGACAAAAAATATATCGTATTAAACGCACGTGGCGGTATTTACTCAACACCACAAGCATCTGCATCAGAAATGTCAGTAAACTATATTAATGCGGTTATTGGTGGCGTATATGGTATGGAAAAAATTGATGAAGTTATTATCGAAGGTCATGCATCAAATCCAGCTGGAGCTGAACAGATTATTGCTGAAGGCTTAGAAAAAGTAAAAGCTGCAGCGCAAAATTTGGCAAAAGTAACAGCTTAA
- a CDS encoding winged helix-turn-helix transcriptional regulator produces the protein MKESALCPRLSKAMELVGKRWTALIIYQLLEGPQRFNAIESALPISGRLLSERLKELEKEGIVERKVYSEVPVRVEYNLTDKGHSLEQTVREIEIWAKTWL, from the coding sequence ATGAAAGAATCAGCACTATGTCCGCGTCTATCAAAAGCAATGGAGCTAGTCGGGAAACGCTGGACAGCTTTAATTATTTATCAATTGTTGGAAGGACCTCAACGTTTCAATGCGATCGAATCAGCATTACCGATTAGTGGACGCTTACTGTCAGAGCGTTTAAAGGAACTCGAAAAAGAAGGTATTGTTGAACGTAAAGTGTATTCGGAAGTACCGGTTCGTGTTGAGTATAATTTAACGGATAAAGGGCATTCACTTGAACAAACTGTGAGAGAAATTGAAATATGGGCGAAAACTTGGTTATAA
- the murB gene encoding UDP-N-acetylmuramate dehydrogenase translates to MTIQQWENDLSQWIPSTNIKINETLKKYTMTKLGGKADILVLPNTEEQAAAVVKYAYENNVPLLMLGNGSNMVVRDGGVRGIVLHFALLDEIRIEGDTVYAQSGALIKEVSKQVAAQSLTGFEFACGIPGSIGGAMAMNAGAYGGEVKDIVTTCKVLTPKGELLELNNEQLELSYRKSIIAKKGYFVLSATFQLAHGDQKQIDEKIADLTFQRESKQPLEYPSAGSVFKRPPGYFAGKLIQDSELQGKGVGGAEVSTKHAGFIVNKNNATAKDYIDTIQMVQRVVKEKYDIDLEMEVKIVGED, encoded by the coding sequence ATGACAATTCAACAGTGGGAAAATGATTTATCACAATGGATCCCTTCAACTAATATAAAAATAAATGAAACACTAAAAAAATATACGATGACAAAGCTTGGCGGTAAGGCAGATATTTTAGTGCTGCCGAATACAGAAGAACAAGCAGCAGCTGTCGTTAAGTATGCATATGAAAATAATGTACCGCTACTCATGCTGGGGAACGGCTCCAATATGGTCGTACGTGATGGTGGAGTACGTGGTATTGTCCTGCATTTTGCTTTATTGGACGAAATTCGTATTGAAGGTGATACGGTTTATGCGCAAAGTGGCGCATTGATTAAAGAAGTATCAAAGCAAGTCGCAGCTCAGAGCTTAACCGGTTTTGAGTTTGCATGCGGAATTCCAGGTTCAATCGGTGGAGCAATGGCAATGAATGCCGGGGCTTACGGTGGTGAGGTTAAAGACATCGTTACAACTTGTAAAGTACTAACACCGAAAGGAGAGCTTCTTGAGCTGAACAACGAGCAACTGGAGCTTTCTTACCGGAAAAGTATCATTGCAAAAAAAGGCTATTTCGTACTGTCTGCTACGTTTCAGTTAGCACATGGTGATCAAAAGCAAATAGATGAGAAGATTGCCGATTTAACGTTCCAGCGTGAATCGAAGCAGCCGCTAGAATACCCTTCGGCGGGCAGTGTATTCAAACGTCCACCAGGTTATTTTGCAGGTAAGCTTATTCAGGATAGTGAATTGCAAGGTAAAGGTGTCGGAGGGGCAGAAGTTTCTACAAAGCATGCAGGATTTATCGTCAATAAAAACAATGCTACGGCAAAGGACTATATCGATACAATTCAAATGGTACAGCGTGTTGTAAAAGAGAAGTACGATATCGACTTGGAAATGGAAGTAAAAATCGTCGGTGAAGACTAA
- a CDS encoding exodeoxyribonuclease III, with product MKFISWNVNGIRACVNKGFLDYFREMDADFFCIQETKCQVGQIDLQLEGYYQYWHSAVKKGYSGTAVFTKHEPLAVYYGIEHEIAADEGRILTLEYENFYLVNTYTPNAKRDLTRLEERLQWEDRMTLYLKELDAKKPVIYCGDLNVAHSELDIKNVKSNIGNSGFTYEERGKMTELLSSGFTDTFRHFHPDLTDHFTWWSYMAKVRERNIGWRIDYFIISDRLVEKVEEASIHSEILGSDHCPIVLKLKTV from the coding sequence ATGAAATTTATTTCGTGGAATGTGAACGGGATTCGTGCTTGTGTAAATAAAGGATTTTTGGATTATTTCCGTGAAATGGATGCGGACTTTTTCTGTATCCAGGAAACGAAATGCCAGGTAGGACAGATTGATCTTCAACTGGAAGGATATTATCAATATTGGCATTCAGCAGTGAAAAAAGGTTACTCCGGTACAGCTGTATTTACGAAACATGAACCGTTAGCAGTGTACTACGGAATTGAACATGAAATTGCGGCAGATGAAGGCCGCATCCTTACATTGGAGTATGAAAACTTTTATTTAGTAAACACGTACACACCGAATGCTAAGAGAGATTTAACTCGTCTGGAAGAGCGGCTGCAATGGGAAGACCGGATGACACTATATTTGAAGGAACTTGATGCGAAAAAGCCCGTCATTTATTGTGGAGATTTAAATGTTGCACATAGTGAACTGGATATTAAAAATGTGAAATCCAATATCGGGAACTCCGGATTTACATATGAAGAGCGCGGAAAGATGACAGAATTACTTTCAAGTGGATTTACGGATACGTTTCGTCATTTCCATCCGGACTTAACCGACCATTTTACATGGTGGAGTTATATGGCCAAAGTACGTGAGCGAAATATCGGCTGGCGCATCGATTATTTTATTATATCTGACCGACTTGTTGAAAAAGTAGAGGAAGCATCTATACATTCAGAAATTTTAGGTAGCGATCATTGCCCTATCGTATTAAAATTAAAAACGGTGTAA
- a CDS encoding penicillin acylase family protein gives MAQQAKKSKGRKFINIVIWAVGILIIVGGAAVAGLHLYVANSKPVIEGELAVSILDDDVEVTRDGVGVPHIVAKSDADLYRAQGYVQAQDRLFQMDLARRQASGMLAEVVGESAVNTDKFFRTFSLRHAAELSWDDYDAQSKQILEWYAEGVNAFIDEVKGTSKLSYEFKLLGYTPEAWTPIDSLTIGKYMAYDLGGNWNQQAFRSWAMQNYTQEQAEELFIEYPENAQSIIEANLNLETDIASAIPTDYLPSEHNGSNNWVVSGELTKSGKPLLADDPHLGLSTPSVWYQMHLESPEQNVSGVIFAGIPGIILGHNEQIAWGVTNVNPDVQDLYIEKPNPENPYEFEYDGEWEEATVRQEPIKVKDGETVDFEVVETRHGPIISNIMLKDTKMKEQFSMQWTALQSTQELKAVLGFNKATNWEEFEVALEDFKAPAQNFVFASTDGTIAYKANGLVPIRKQGTGSLPVPGNSSEYGWESYIPFDELPTVINPEEGYIATANNQVVGDEYPYHISNLWAQPYRYERIVEMIKTPMYDEETGELLKLSVAEMKGMQMDKKNLHAAEFLPGLLETIKAQDNEDKYKSVITLLEEWEYYDDKDQGAPLVYHFLIENMEKALFQDAMPEDVYKLMPGKSQITDQMLRDAYAGNPGVWITEEGGLDKFVYTAFEDAVTKIKGKFGTSVSKWKWGSYNQLTFDHPLASASDFLADYVNPEKLPVGGSSVTVQAASEDGNGNVNHGASWRFVADLDNLKSAYHIVGPGQSGHVKSKWYDNQTSNWVYGRYHKTKINGDIDHGYELILKAE, from the coding sequence ATGGCACAACAGGCGAAAAAGTCAAAAGGGCGCAAATTTATAAACATCGTCATTTGGGCAGTTGGGATTTTAATTATTGTAGGTGGTGCAGCGGTAGCAGGATTGCACTTATACGTAGCAAATTCTAAACCTGTCATTGAAGGTGAACTCGCGGTATCGATTTTAGATGATGATGTTGAAGTTACGAGAGATGGTGTAGGGGTTCCACACATTGTGGCCAAGTCTGATGCGGATCTTTACCGTGCACAAGGCTATGTGCAGGCACAGGATCGTTTATTCCAAATGGATTTAGCGCGCCGCCAAGCAAGTGGTATGTTAGCTGAAGTGGTAGGGGAATCTGCAGTAAATACAGATAAGTTTTTCCGTACATTCAGTTTACGACATGCTGCAGAGTTATCATGGGATGATTATGATGCACAGTCAAAACAAATTCTTGAATGGTATGCGGAAGGTGTAAATGCTTTTATCGATGAAGTAAAAGGTACGAGCAAACTTTCATATGAATTCAAACTACTAGGGTATACGCCTGAAGCTTGGACACCGATTGATTCATTGACAATTGGTAAATATATGGCATATGACTTAGGCGGAAACTGGAATCAGCAAGCTTTCCGATCATGGGCAATGCAAAACTATACACAAGAACAAGCTGAAGAATTATTTATAGAGTACCCAGAAAACGCTCAATCAATTATTGAAGCAAATTTAAATCTGGAAACGGATATTGCAAGTGCCATTCCGACAGATTACTTACCGTCAGAACATAACGGCAGTAATAACTGGGTTGTAAGTGGCGAGCTGACAAAATCGGGTAAGCCATTACTTGCAGATGATCCACATCTAGGATTAAGCACGCCATCTGTATGGTATCAAATGCATCTGGAATCACCTGAACAAAATGTTAGTGGTGTAATTTTTGCAGGGATCCCTGGAATTATTCTTGGGCATAACGAACAAATTGCATGGGGCGTAACGAATGTGAACCCGGATGTACAAGATTTATATATTGAAAAACCAAACCCTGAAAACCCATATGAATTTGAATATGACGGTGAATGGGAAGAGGCAACTGTCCGACAAGAGCCGATCAAAGTAAAAGACGGTGAAACGGTGGACTTTGAAGTTGTGGAAACACGCCATGGCCCAATCATTTCTAACATTATGTTAAAAGATACAAAAATGAAAGAGCAGTTCTCTATGCAGTGGACAGCACTGCAATCAACACAAGAATTAAAAGCAGTATTAGGCTTCAATAAAGCGACAAATTGGGAAGAGTTTGAAGTTGCGCTAGAGGACTTTAAAGCACCGGCACAAAACTTTGTGTTTGCTTCAACTGATGGAACAATTGCTTACAAAGCAAATGGTCTAGTACCAATCCGTAAACAAGGTACAGGTTCATTACCGGTGCCAGGTAACTCGTCGGAATACGGCTGGGAAAGCTATATCCCATTTGATGAGCTGCCAACTGTTATTAATCCGGAAGAAGGCTATATTGCAACAGCAAACAATCAAGTTGTAGGTGATGAATACCCTTACCATATTTCAAATCTTTGGGCACAGCCTTATCGATATGAGCGAATCGTAGAAATGATTAAAACACCGATGTATGATGAGGAAACAGGTGAATTATTAAAGCTTTCTGTTGCAGAAATGAAAGGTATGCAAATGGATAAAAAGAATTTGCATGCCGCAGAATTTTTACCGGGCTTGCTTGAAACGATTAAAGCTCAAGATAATGAAGACAAGTATAAGAGTGTCATTACTCTCCTGGAAGAATGGGAGTATTATGATGACAAAGATCAAGGTGCACCACTTGTGTACCACTTCTTAATTGAAAATATGGAAAAAGCATTATTCCAAGATGCAATGCCGGAAGATGTTTACAAATTAATGCCTGGCAAATCGCAAATTACAGACCAAATGCTGCGTGATGCATATGCAGGCAATCCGGGTGTCTGGATTACAGAAGAAGGCGGACTGGATAAATTTGTTTATACTGCATTCGAGGATGCTGTAACAAAGATTAAAGGTAAATTTGGGACGTCTGTTTCAAAATGGAAATGGGGCAGCTATAATCAGCTGACATTTGATCATCCATTAGCAAGCGCATCGGACTTTTTAGCGGACTATGTCAACCCTGAAAAGCTACCGGTTGGCGGTTCTAGTGTTACCGTGCAAGCAGCTTCTGAAGATGGCAACGGAAATGTAAATCACGGTGCATCGTGGCGCTTTGTAGCTGACTTGGATAATTTAAAATCAGCATATCATATTGTCGGTCCAGGACAGAGCGGACATGTGAAGTCTAAATGGTATGACAACCAGACTTCAAACTGGGTTTACGGGCGCTATCATAAAACGAAAATCAATGGCGATATCGATCATGGTTATGAATTGATATTAAAAGCTGAGTAA
- a CDS encoding late competence development ComFB family protein, whose protein sequence is MTMSGIKLINVTEEIVKGLVSFLLHGVEYQTFCHCEQCEMDVNAIVLNVLPARYVTSDETRDAVFKQMSTPEYLEEINKQIIHALHIVKQYPKHP, encoded by the coding sequence ATGACAATGTCAGGTATTAAATTAATAAATGTAACAGAAGAAATTGTAAAAGGGCTTGTTAGTTTTCTGCTGCATGGCGTTGAATATCAAACATTTTGCCATTGTGAACAATGTGAGATGGATGTGAATGCAATTGTTTTAAATGTATTGCCTGCTCGTTATGTTACATCGGATGAGACGAGAGATGCTGTATTTAAACAAATGAGCACCCCGGAATATCTTGAGGAAATCAATAAACAAATTATCCATGCACTTCACATCGTAAAACAATATCCTAAGCACCCATAA
- the mntR gene encoding transcriptional regulator MntR: MPTPSMEDHIEQIYLLIEHKGYARVSDIAEALSVLPSSVTKMVQKLDKDGYLIYEKYRGLTLTPKGQKLGKRLVQRHDLLEQFLRLIGVDEERIYEDVEGIEHHLSWNSIDRIADLVQLLEEQPQMTKKLEEMKSNHSM, encoded by the coding sequence ATGCCAACACCTAGCATGGAGGACCACATTGAACAAATTTATCTACTAATTGAACATAAAGGGTATGCACGTGTGTCCGATATTGCGGAAGCTTTATCTGTTCTACCTTCCTCCGTTACAAAAATGGTGCAGAAATTAGATAAAGACGGCTATTTAATATATGAAAAATATAGAGGCTTAACATTAACGCCAAAAGGGCAAAAGTTAGGAAAGAGACTTGTTCAGCGACATGATTTGCTGGAGCAATTTTTGCGTTTAATAGGGGTTGATGAAGAACGTATATATGAAGACGTTGAAGGTATTGAACATCACTTGAGCTGGAATTCCATTGATCGCATTGCGGATCTTGTACAGCTTTTAGAAGAACAGCCTCAAATGACGAAGAAGCTGGAAGAAATGAAATCAAATCATAGTATGTAA
- a CDS encoding CvfB family protein, with translation MNQLIKSGQVVELTVLEEQGSRYILTNGELEIPLNASDVAETIAIGDVLKVFLYTDRRGDLQATTAIPHITEADYGWARVLKVTKEGAFCDIGTSREVLVRAEDLPVIEEVWPEAGDHLYITLRTDRNGDLFGRLITEEKVNDMYEGAAEDMFNKNITARPYRLLPVGSFLLGVENPYRIFVHESEMKAEPRLGQEVQVRIIDVKEDGSLNGSFLPRKHERLGDDAERIFAYLESVGGKMPFGDKSTPEEISEMFKMSKGSFKRALGTLMKARKITQKDGWTEIV, from the coding sequence ATGAATCAATTAATAAAATCAGGACAAGTAGTGGAATTAACGGTATTGGAAGAACAAGGGTCACGTTATATTTTAACAAATGGTGAGTTGGAAATTCCCTTAAATGCATCAGATGTAGCTGAAACAATTGCGATAGGCGATGTTTTAAAAGTATTCCTTTATACGGATCGCCGTGGAGACCTGCAGGCAACGACAGCCATTCCGCATATTACAGAAGCGGATTACGGTTGGGCACGTGTATTGAAAGTAACAAAAGAAGGTGCCTTCTGTGATATTGGTACATCCCGCGAAGTATTAGTACGTGCTGAAGACTTGCCGGTGATTGAAGAGGTATGGCCGGAAGCAGGAGATCATTTGTATATTACATTACGTACAGATCGCAACGGAGATTTATTCGGTCGTTTAATTACAGAAGAAAAAGTTAATGACATGTATGAAGGCGCAGCGGAAGACATGTTCAATAAAAACATTACAGCTCGACCATACCGTCTATTACCGGTAGGATCGTTTTTATTAGGGGTTGAAAATCCTTATCGTATTTTCGTCCACGAATCGGAAATGAAAGCTGAGCCGCGTTTAGGACAAGAAGTGCAAGTGCGCATTATTGATGTGAAGGAAGATGGCTCGTTAAACGGCTCGTTTTTACCTCGAAAACATGAGCGTTTAGGTGATGATGCTGAGAGAATCTTTGCATATTTGGAAAGTGTCGGCGGAAAAATGCCGTTTGGCGATAAATCAACGCCAGAGGAAATTTCTGAAATGTTCAAGATGAGTAAAGGTTCGTTTAAGCGTGCACTAGGTACTTTAATGAAAGCGCGCAAAATTACGCAAAAAGACGGCTGGACAGAAATCGTTTAG
- a CDS encoding DUF1002 domain-containing protein, whose product MRQKWMGVIAAFALLISFVLPMSASAATTEQKNPINEKLGVPIVVYGGNLSADEKETVKTALRVDQETEIDEITISGQDLAKYIKDSNPSSRMFSSAKITRQDAGKGLTISIVTPDNITQVTSEMYANAMLTAGIEDAIVEIAAPKPVTGHSALVGIYKAYEAKTGETLDIERTDVANDELSVATSIAESAGVSDAQVSELLTEIKKAIAENKPATKEEVQQIVEEQLNKLQINLSETDRQLLVDLMDRISNLNIDFSKLSSQLSDLTAKFDEKFGAILEDEGFWQSVKNFFNNLIDTISSWFK is encoded by the coding sequence ATGAGACAAAAATGGATGGGTGTTATTGCAGCATTCGCGTTATTGATTTCTTTTGTTTTACCAATGAGCGCTTCTGCGGCAACTACAGAACAAAAAAATCCAATCAATGAAAAGCTCGGCGTACCAATCGTTGTTTACGGAGGTAATTTATCTGCTGATGAAAAAGAAACAGTAAAAACTGCTTTGCGTGTGGATCAGGAAACAGAAATAGATGAAATTACAATTTCAGGACAGGATTTAGCAAAATATATAAAAGATAGTAACCCAAGTTCACGCATGTTCTCATCTGCTAAAATTACACGTCAAGATGCAGGCAAGGGACTTACAATTAGTATTGTAACACCAGATAATATTACACAGGTAACATCGGAAATGTATGCAAATGCCATGTTAACAGCAGGTATTGAAGATGCGATTGTGGAAATTGCAGCACCTAAACCGGTAACAGGTCACTCGGCATTAGTTGGGATATATAAAGCATATGAAGCAAAAACAGGTGAGACATTAGATATTGAGCGTACAGATGTCGCGAATGACGAATTATCTGTTGCAACATCAATTGCTGAATCGGCAGGAGTTTCAGATGCACAAGTTTCGGAATTATTAACAGAAATTAAGAAAGCAATTGCTGAAAATAAACCGGCAACAAAAGAAGAAGTTCAGCAAATTGTTGAAGAACAGTTGAACAAACTGCAAATCAATTTAAGTGAAACAGACCGTCAGCTTTTAGTGGATTTAATGGACCGAATCAGTAATTTGAATATCGACTTCAGTAAATTATCTTCACAGCTTTCAGATTTGACTGCAAAGTTCGATGAGAAGTTCGGTGCAATATTAGAGGATGAAGGATTTTGGCAAAGCGTCAAAAACTTCTTCAATAATTTAATCGATACAATTTCATCTTGGTTCAAATAA
- a CDS encoding GNAT family N-acetyltransferase, which translates to MEFIYKDKGNNYGALEYELNGQRVAEITWVLRDGVMNMDHTYVSDVLRGQGVAKKLLDAAADYARENNYKMNAICSYVVSSFQKSDAYDDVKV; encoded by the coding sequence ATGGAATTTATTTATAAAGACAAAGGGAACAACTATGGTGCTCTGGAATACGAATTGAACGGTCAGCGTGTTGCTGAGATTACTTGGGTTTTACGTGACGGTGTCATGAATATGGATCATACGTATGTATCTGATGTGTTACGCGGTCAAGGGGTAGCTAAAAAGCTTTTAGATGCCGCTGCGGATTACGCTCGAGAAAACAATTACAAAATGAATGCCATTTGTTCATATGTCGTTTCTTCATTCCAAAAAAGTGACGCGTATGACGATGTAAAAGTATAG
- a CDS encoding 3-oxoacyl-ACP reductase: MAKLKGKGVVVAGLLAGAASFLSKKENRDKAMDYLNKAKGKVNESGGVQGLMQKVQDKSAGYSNENAHPSSTGDLDTNMAKSASVGKDDYKEESLEDVAMTAGEVADHTLEGNQMVEEGAQTTTDYYNHEQDKRA, from the coding sequence ATGGCTAAATTAAAAGGTAAAGGCGTTGTAGTTGCAGGATTATTAGCAGGTGCTGCTTCATTTTTAAGTAAAAAGGAAAACCGTGATAAAGCAATGGACTATTTGAATAAAGCAAAAGGTAAAGTAAATGAAAGCGGTGGAGTTCAGGGCTTGATGCAAAAAGTCCAAGACAAATCAGCTGGTTACAGTAACGAAAATGCGCATCCGTCATCGACAGGAGATTTAGATACAAATATGGCGAAATCGGCTTCTGTCGGAAAAGATGATTACAAAGAAGAATCATTGGAAGATGTTGCAATGACAGCAGGAGAGGTTGCAGACCATACGTTAGAAGGTAACCAAATGGTCGAAGAAGGCGCTCAAACAACAACTGATTATTATAATCATGAACAGGATAAAAGAGCATAA
- a CDS encoding succinate CoA transferase: MDPRVEKRLGLKQLLDKVVSAEEAAALIQDGTVVGMSGFTRAGDAKVVPMALVERAKNEKFKIDVYTGASLGPEVDNYLAAAGVINKRGPFQGDAVMRGLVNKGEISYVDAHLSHNAELVRQGIIGPIKHLILEAVAITEDGLIIPSNSVGNSPIFAEYAENIIIELNISHPEALIGIHDIYVPGEQGKRDAIPMTNAEQRIGEIGIKVDPAKIKAIVISEEPDAPSLIVPPDEETQTMANILLDFFRSEIKAGRLTNELMPLQSGVGSVANAVLDGFADAEFENLVVASEVLQDAVFNLIDAGKVRFAAATSITLTEELQKKVYGNLEKYADKICLRPQEISNHPELIRRLGLISINTALELDIYGNVNSTHVSGTKMMNGIGGSGDFARNARLGIFVTKSYAKGGAISSIVPMVSHVDHTEHDVDVIVTEQGIADLRGLAPKERVKLIIENCAHPDFKEQLWDYYNRAYEATGGAHTPHILEEALSWHVNLAKNKTMKKETANA; encoded by the coding sequence ATGGATCCACGAGTTGAGAAACGTTTAGGTTTAAAACAATTATTAGATAAAGTTGTATCTGCTGAAGAAGCTGCTGCTTTAATCCAAGATGGCACAGTAGTAGGGATGTCAGGATTTACTCGCGCAGGTGATGCTAAAGTTGTACCAATGGCATTAGTAGAGCGCGCTAAAAACGAAAAATTTAAAATTGATGTATATACAGGGGCTTCATTAGGTCCTGAAGTTGATAACTACTTAGCTGCTGCTGGTGTTATTAACAAACGCGGTCCTTTCCAAGGGGATGCGGTAATGCGCGGTTTAGTAAACAAAGGCGAAATTTCTTATGTAGACGCACACCTTTCTCACAATGCTGAGTTAGTACGTCAAGGAATTATCGGTCCTATTAAACACTTAATTTTAGAAGCAGTTGCAATTACAGAAGACGGCTTAATTATCCCATCAAACTCTGTAGGTAACTCACCAATCTTCGCTGAATATGCTGAGAACATTATTATCGAATTAAATATCTCTCATCCAGAAGCATTGATCGGTATTCACGATATCTATGTTCCAGGTGAACAAGGTAAGCGTGACGCGATTCCAATGACAAATGCTGAGCAACGTATCGGTGAAATCGGTATTAAAGTAGATCCAGCTAAAATTAAAGCAATCGTTATCTCTGAAGAGCCAGACGCTCCTTCATTAATCGTTCCTCCAGATGAGGAAACACAAACAATGGCAAACATTTTATTAGACTTCTTCCGTTCTGAAATCAAAGCGGGTCGTTTAACAAATGAATTAATGCCATTACAATCAGGTGTAGGTTCTGTAGCAAACGCAGTATTAGACGGCTTTGCTGATGCAGAATTCGAAAACTTGGTAGTTGCTTCTGAAGTATTACAAGATGCAGTATTCAACTTAATTGATGCTGGTAAAGTACGCTTTGCTGCTGCAACTTCTATTACACTTACAGAAGAATTACAGAAAAAAGTTTACGGCAACTTAGAAAAGTATGCTGATAAAATTTGCTTACGTCCACAAGAAATCTCTAACCACCCAGAGCTTATCCGTCGTTTGGGCTTAATCTCAATCAACACTGCTCTTGAGTTGGATATTTATGGTAACGTAAACTCTACACACGTTTCAGGAACTAAAATGATGAACGGTATCGGCGGTTCTGGTGACTTCGCACGTAACGCTCGTCTTGGTATCTTCGTAACGAAATCATACGCAAAAGGCGGCGCGATTTCTTCAATCGTACCAATGGTTTCTCACGTAGACCACACTGAGCACGATGTAGACGTAATCGTAACTGAACAAGGTATCGCTGATTTACGCGGACTTGCTCCAAAAGAGCGCGTAAAATTAATCATCGAAAACTGTGCTCACCCAGATTTCAAAGAGCAGTTATGGGATTACTATAACCGCGCTTACGAAGCAACTGGCGGCGCGCACACTCCTCATATCTTAGAGGAAGCTCTATCTTGGCACGTTAACCTTGCTAAAAACAAAACAATGAAAAAAGAAACAGCTAACGCTTAA
- a CDS encoding LytTR family DNA-binding domain-containing protein — MDPRQIEEIMEVIKEFFPENTSIAISDTNEYLYYQPSKKVDLKIKPGDPIKEGSAAYKALTYGQKINSYIESDVFGVPYYGMSIPLIEEGETKGAITAIFPQKPSPFLTNYITVKIDDCWYPIKHNQVIYLETQLRKTFVKTMHREGYHRLNLSDLELFLAPDSFIRCHRSYIVNIDYIDEIQPDSHSTFLLIMKDGTRIPVSQRYASYFRRSLGF; from the coding sequence GTGGATCCAAGACAAATAGAAGAAATTATGGAAGTCATTAAAGAATTTTTCCCTGAGAATACATCAATTGCTATTTCAGATACAAATGAGTATTTATATTATCAGCCCAGCAAAAAAGTAGACTTAAAAATCAAACCAGGTGACCCGATTAAAGAAGGTTCAGCTGCGTACAAAGCTTTAACGTATGGTCAAAAAATCAATTCATACATTGAATCGGATGTATTCGGAGTTCCTTATTACGGAATGAGTATTCCTCTCATTGAAGAAGGTGAAACAAAAGGTGCTATTACAGCTATCTTCCCTCAAAAACCTTCTCCATTTTTAACTAATTATATTACAGTAAAAATTGATGACTGCTGGTACCCAATTAAACACAATCAAGTAATTTATCTTGAGACACAATTGCGTAAAACATTTGTAAAAACGATGCACCGTGAAGGATATCACCGTTTGAACTTAAGTGACTTAGAGTTATTTTTAGCTCCTGATTCGTTCATCCGTTGCCACCGTTCTTATATTGTTAATATCGATTACATTGATGAAATCCAACCAGATTCACATTCAACTTTCCTATTAATTATGAAAGACGGCACACGTATTCCTGTAAGCCAACGCTATGCTAGCTACTTCCGCCGTTCTTTAGGATTCTAA